In one Desulfoferula mesophila genomic region, the following are encoded:
- a CDS encoding 2-oxoacid:ferredoxin oxidoreductase subunit beta has translation MTAVHRSVVYDWLRHDKKFPHVWCPGCGLGILLGSLVRSLAQGGYDKNQVVLVSGIGCSGRLPVYVDVGSVHTTHGRALTFATGIKLAKPELKVIVVMGDGDATAIGGNHLIHAARRNLDLTAIIVNNLNYGMTGGQYSPTTPLGAKATTAPYGHSEPSFDISALTVTAGASFVARSTVYHVTQLDQMLGQAIAKKGFGVVEVLSPCHTNYGRQNRLGSQVEMMKGFKKQAVRADRWDKVSPAEREGRFPIGVLADHGRPTFWETYEGAIERAQAIRKEG, from the coding sequence ATGACGGCGGTGCATCGAAGCGTGGTCTACGATTGGCTGCGTCACGATAAGAAGTTCCCCCACGTATGGTGCCCCGGCTGCGGGCTGGGCATCCTGTTGGGATCGCTGGTGCGCTCCCTGGCCCAGGGCGGCTACGACAAGAACCAGGTGGTGCTGGTAAGCGGCATCGGCTGTTCCGGCCGCCTGCCGGTGTACGTGGACGTGGGCAGCGTGCACACCACCCACGGCCGGGCCCTTACCTTTGCCACGGGCATCAAGCTGGCCAAGCCGGAGCTCAAGGTCATCGTGGTAATGGGCGACGGCGATGCCACGGCCATCGGCGGCAACCATCTTATACACGCGGCGCGGCGCAACCTGGACCTCACGGCCATTATCGTCAACAACCTGAACTACGGCATGACCGGCGGCCAATACAGCCCCACCACCCCCCTGGGCGCCAAGGCCACCACCGCCCCTTACGGGCATTCCGAGCCCAGCTTTGACATCAGCGCCCTCACGGTGACCGCGGGGGCCTCCTTCGTGGCCCGCTCCACGGTGTACCACGTGACCCAGCTGGACCAGATGCTGGGCCAGGCCATAGCCAAGAAGGGCTTCGGCGTGGTGGAGGTGCTCAGCCCCTGCCACACCAACTACGGGCGGCAAAACCGGCTGGGCAGCCAGGTGGAGATGATGAAGGGCTTCAAGAAACAGGCGGTGCGCGCGGACCGCTGGGACAAGGTGAGCCCGGCCGAGCGCGAGGGCCGTTTCCCCATCGGCGTCTTGGCCGACCACGGGCGCCCCACTTTCTGGGAGACTTACGAGGGCGCCATCGAACGGGCCCAGGCCATCCGGAAGGAGGGCTAG
- a CDS encoding 2-oxoacid:acceptor oxidoreductase family protein — protein MAVSKKKDTGKTKTPAPAMERMEVRLAGSGGQGLILAGLVLAEAAGLHDGRSVAMGQSYGPEARGGASKAEVIVADQDIDYPLATRVDIFLALTQEAADTYSWDLEPGGWIVVDSDLVSHPPSSRAVALPFTATARDKLGKPMVANVVALGALTELTGVVSRKALEKALLARVPKGTEALNKKALAAGTKMAKDWQAKTQEVSQEPTSEDV, from the coding sequence ATGGCGGTAAGCAAGAAGAAAGACACCGGCAAGACCAAGACTCCAGCCCCGGCCATGGAGCGCATGGAGGTGCGTCTGGCGGGCAGCGGCGGGCAGGGGCTCATCCTGGCCGGACTGGTTTTGGCCGAGGCGGCCGGGCTGCACGATGGCCGTTCCGTGGCCATGGGCCAGAGCTATGGACCGGAGGCCCGGGGAGGAGCGTCCAAGGCCGAGGTCATCGTGGCCGACCAGGATATCGACTATCCCCTGGCCACCAGGGTGGACATCTTCCTGGCCCTGACCCAGGAAGCGGCGGACACCTACTCTTGGGATCTGGAGCCCGGCGGCTGGATCGTGGTGGACAGCGATCTGGTGAGCCATCCGCCCTCCAGCCGGGCGGTGGCCCTGCCTTTCACGGCCACGGCCCGCGACAAGCTGGGCAAGCCCATGGTGGCCAACGTGGTGGCTCTGGGCGCCCTTACCGAGCTCACCGGGGTGGTCAGCCGCAAGGCCCTGGAAAAGGCCCTCTTGGCTAGGGTGCCCAAGGGCACCGAGGCCCTGAATAAAAAGGCCCTGGCCGCCGGGACCAAAATGGCCAAGGATTGGCAGGCCAAAACCCAGGAGGTTAGCCAGGAGCCCACTTCCGAGGACGTTTAG
- a CDS encoding LacI family DNA-binding transcriptional regulator, which translates to MRKQATVKDIAKAAGVSVTTVSLALRDKQTNRISAATRQKVMSIANEMNYHPNLAARALVNKQSNILGLLIKTLLNPFYSELAQDIIDRAQESGYRVITCSVEDGVDKHQADVRELVSHGVDGLIICAALLDDKFVFELVEGGLPVALALRYVNEELGSPSADFVGIDNPRGAYLAVEHLVRMGHRKIALLMGPKNTSTGQDRLQGSLVCLENYGIELDPRLVVDGDFTRRSGYETTRDLLGQEVEFTAVFACNDHMALGVLDALGEAGLTVPQDVAVVGFDDIEMAGLPGVGLTTVSQKKTVMGRVAVDILLSRIKMESMETVRRVVLEPKLIIRDTCGFRARGSRYDATVSSQAKT; encoded by the coding sequence ATGAGAAAACAGGCTACAGTCAAGGATATCGCCAAGGCGGCGGGAGTCTCCGTGACCACGGTTTCCCTGGCCCTGCGGGACAAACAGACCAACCGCATTAGCGCCGCCACTCGCCAGAAGGTGATGTCTATCGCCAACGAAATGAATTATCACCCAAATTTGGCCGCCCGCGCCCTGGTGAACAAGCAAAGCAACATCCTGGGCCTATTGATCAAGACCTTGCTGAACCCCTTTTACTCCGAGCTGGCCCAAGACATCATCGACCGGGCCCAGGAGAGCGGCTACCGGGTCATCACTTGCTCGGTGGAAGACGGGGTGGATAAACACCAGGCCGACGTGAGGGAACTGGTTTCTCATGGGGTGGACGGTCTGATTATTTGCGCCGCGCTCCTGGACGACAAGTTCGTCTTTGAGTTGGTGGAAGGCGGCCTGCCGGTGGCCTTGGCCCTGCGTTACGTAAACGAGGAGCTGGGCTCCCCGTCGGCCGATTTCGTGGGCATCGACAACCCCAGGGGCGCCTACCTGGCGGTGGAGCATCTGGTCCGGATGGGACACCGCAAGATCGCCCTGCTCATGGGCCCCAAGAACACCTCCACCGGCCAGGATCGTCTGCAGGGGTCTTTGGTGTGCCTGGAAAACTACGGCATCGAACTTGATCCCCGGCTGGTGGTGGATGGCGATTTCACCCGGCGTTCCGGCTATGAGACCACGCGGGATCTGCTTGGGCAAGAGGTGGAATTTACGGCCGTTTTCGCCTGCAACGACCACATGGCCCTGGGGGTGCTGGACGCCTTGGGAGAGGCGGGATTAACAGTGCCCCAAGACGTGGCCGTGGTGGGCTTCGACGACATCGAAATGGCTGGTTTGCCGGGGGTGGGACTCACTACCGTATCCCAGAAAAAGACGGTCATGGGCAGGGTGGCGGTCGATATCCTGCTCAGCCGGATCAAGATGGAGTCGATGGAAACCGTGCGGCGGGTGGTCCTGGAGCCCAAGCTCATCATCCGCGACACCTGCGGATTCCGGGCCCGGGGAAGCCGTTATGACGCCACCGTATCCTCGCAGGCCAAGACCTG